GTGCACGATGGAGTTGGCCGGTCGGTACGTGCGCAGCACGTCGCGGAAGCTCGGCGATTGCTGCCGTGCCGCCCACCTCCAGCAGTCCGGCGCGCATGAGGCGCTGGCGGACGCCCGGGCGGTGGCTGCGCTGCTCGGGCACATCATCACGACCACCTGGACACCGCCGCCGTGGACCTCGACGGCGGCCGAGGCCGCGGCGTACGCATGGCCGGTCTGCGATCTGCCCGTCGACGTGCGGCTGGTCGACCGGGTCACCCGGGCGCCCGAGCGGGAGGAGTTCTGGCTCGATCGGATCGTGGCCGGCATGCCTCGGCATGCCGAAGTGGCGGTCGACGCGTACCTGGCCGTCCTCGAGTCCGCGCTCCTCGACCGGTACCTGTCGGCGCACGAGGAGGACGCCCTCGTCGAGACCGCGGCCGTGCTGGGTCTTGACCGCGATCGGCTCGATACCGTCCACCGCGACTACCTGCTGTCGATGGCGCATGTCGCGTGGGATGACGGTGTCCTCACGAAGGCAGAACTGAATGACCTCGAGGAGGTTGCGGGGCTCTTGGGACTCGGCAGGGACGACGTCGCCCTCTCTCTCGATGCCGCGAAGGCGGCGGTCTCTCGCCCGGTGGCCGCCGGCTTCCGGCTCGACAGGGGAGACGAGGTCTGCCTGACCGGCCAGATGAGCCAGCCTCGGGAAGTGCTCGAGGCGCTTCTGGACGAGCGTGGTCTGCGGCCCGGCGGGCTCACGAAGCGGACCCGGCTGCTGGTCGCCGCAGACCCGGACTCGCTGAGCGGCAAGGCGAAGAAGGCGCGTGAGTACGGCATCCCGATCGTCAACGAGGCCGCGCTGCTCGGCTTGCTCCTGTCGATGACCTGATCACCTCGGCACCGGGCGATCGTCTCGTCGTCAGCATCCGCTGGCCCTAGGCTCGCCCGCGTGACGGGAGCGACGGGCGCACGGACGACGGGTGGCGTCTCCTACTGGTGGGCCGACCTCGGCATCCCAGAGCCGCAGGACCCCTTGGCCGGCGACGTCGAGGCCGACGTCGTGATCGTCGGTGCGGGCTACACCGGGCTGTGGACGGCGTACTACCTCGCCGGGCTGCGGCCCGACCTCGACGTGCGGGTCGTCGAGCAGCGGTTCGCCGGGTACGGCGCGTCGGGGCGCAACGGCGGGTGGCTCTCGGCGTCGGTGACCGGCGGGCTCGACGGCTATGCGCGCACCCACCCGCGCGCCGACGTCGCCCGCTT
The genomic region above belongs to Nocardioides sp. QY071 and contains:
- a CDS encoding exonuclease domain-containing protein: MAGYTCIDFETTGLFPARHDRVVEVGVVFLTEDGEVEGEWSTLVNPNRDVGPTGIHGIAARDVLGAPTFAELTPALLQSVAGRTVVAHNARFDVRFLRAELSRAGYAWAGPDIPALCTMELAGRYVRSTSRKLGDCCRAAHLQQSGAHEALADARAVAALLGHIITTTWTPPPWTSTAAEAAAYAWPVCDLPVDVRLVDRVTRAPEREEFWLDRIVAGMPRHAEVAVDAYLAVLESALLDRYLSAHEEDALVETAAVLGLDRDRLDTVHRDYLLSMAHVAWDDGVLTKAELNDLEEVAGLLGLGRDDVALSLDAAKAAVSRPVAAGFRLDRGDEVCLTGQMSQPREVLEALLDERGLRPGGLTKRTRLLVAADPDSLSGKAKKAREYGIPIVNEAALLGLLLSMT